The following proteins are encoded in a genomic region of Rissa tridactyla isolate bRisTri1 chromosome 5, bRisTri1.patW.cur.20221130, whole genome shotgun sequence:
- the PLA2G12A gene encoding group XIIA secretory phospholipase A2, with protein MARALRMLPLLAACAWLWPRPARSPEAPHTPDWRMTLKTIRNGVHKIDVYLNAALDLLGGEDGLCQYKCSDGSKPFPRYGYKPSPPNGCGSPLFGVQFDIGIPSMTKCCNHHDRCYDTCGNKKNDCDEQFQSCLSKICRDVQKTLGISESVQACESTVQLLFDAVIHLGCKPYLDSQRVACMCRYEDKTDL; from the exons ATGGCCCGCGCCCTACGGATGCTGCCGCTGCTGGCGGCCTGCGCCTGGCTGTGGCCACGGCCGGCGCGGAGCCCGGAGGCGCCGCACACCCCCGACTGGCGGATGACGCTGAAGACCATCCGGAACGGGGTGCACAAGATCGACGTGTACCTCAACGCGGCCCTCGACCTGCTGGGCGGCGAGGACGGGCTCTGCCAGTACAAGTGCAGCGACG gaTCAAAGCCCTTTCCTCGCTACGGATATAAACCTTCACCACCAAATGGTTGTGGATCCCCTTTATTTGGAGTTCAG TTTGACATCGGTATCCCTTCGATGACAAAGTGCTGCAATCACCATGACAGATGCTACGATACTTgtggcaataaaaaaaatgatTGTGATGAGCAGTTTCAGTCCTGCCTTTCCAAAATTTGCAGAGATGTGCAGAAAACGCTTGGAATCTCAGAGAGCGTCCAGG CTTGTGAATCAACTGTTCAGCTGTTGTTTGATGCCGTTATACATTTAGGATGTAAACCATACCTGGATAGCCAGAGAGTTGCATGTATGTGTCGTTATGAGGATAAGACAGATCTCTGA